In the Dromaius novaehollandiae isolate bDroNov1 chromosome 25, bDroNov1.hap1, whole genome shotgun sequence genome, CTGCTCCATTATAATGACTTTTTATGGCTCAAACAATACATGAGATTCCAGCTCCTGTTTTAGAATTGAATGACTCAAAAATGCAGAGCTGGACTGCTTATGAGGCAGTTCCTTGTTCGAGTACTAGCGGAGGGGGAGAGCCAGAGCTGACATAAGGCATCAAACGAAAAACCAAGATGCGTTTGGTGAGAAGAAAGTGCATTTGCAAAGAAGAAGGGGGATACACGTCATGGGTGTACACCTCTACCCAGAATAGCTCCCTCAGTTCCCTATTCACTGTCCACTTTGGTGTCCACTTTCGCTTGCAGACCACAGACCATTTAAGACAACAGAATGTTTTCTTCTCAGTTACAGtgcatgatggaaaaaaaagtttcctttcaCCATCAGAAGCATTGCATTTGCTCTCTGGAAATGGAAACTGTGATTTCCTAAAGCGCAAATACTTGAAGCAGAAAACTAAGACATGTTTGCTTCTGTTATCTTTTATCCAAGAACtacttattttgtatttctgttgtaGACAGATacacaaatactgaaaatatgtACTTTTTACTCTAGACTGAAAGAAACGTGTTGTCTAAGCTTTAAATAAAGAATACAGTATAGATCCTTATATTGTTCCTGGAGCATTCAGCACGGGGGTGGGAGACTGACACAGATGTATGCTCAGCCTAACCTGAGCTGGCTGCTCTTCTGCCCAAGCATTTAATCCAGGAGCTTCTTCTGCCATCACCCATATAACTAGCGGTACTACATTATGCAGCAGAAAATATTATCCACATGTAAACAATGACTaacatataaataataaaaacatataaataaGTAGTGTGCTGGGGAGAAGGCAGCAAAAGGAAATATCAGCTCTCTTGCACTGCATGTGCATGTTTCAAGCCATTTTACCATTCTGGCTCCAGACTTCTGCCTTTAAAATACCTATACAGCTTGGAGGGATACGCTGGAAGTAAATCGATACCAAACACAACCATAAAGCCAGAGTCAGAAGCAGAAGTCCCTGCGTGCAACTCCTTGCTCTGGGAGGTCACGGTGGACCAACAGATTCAGAAGCGGCCGGTTCATTCAGGAACGTAACGCTCGCTCGAGGCGGACGCCGGGCCTTACCCATGGTCACGCTGTCCGTGGCCGCCATCTGCAAGGCCGCCAGCGCCGAGCTGGGCTGCAGCAGAACGATGCGGTAGGCCGACGCCACCAGACCTGCGGCGAAGGAGCGGCTCCCGTGAGCGGCGCGGTGACATGGCCCCGGGGACCCACCGCCTCCCCGCTAAAACACCTACAGAACCACAACCAGCTCCCGTTTCTACTGCTTCTTACTGagcatggggggaaaaaaacgaaaaaaaaccccaaaaccctcTAAAACATGAGATTATCAGGGCTGTTTCTTATTGAgcgggggggggacaaaaaacgaaaaaaacccaaaccctctAACACATGAGATTATCAGGATGTTTCTTATTGAgcgggggacacacacacacacacaaaaaccaaacaaaaaccctctAAAACATGAGATTATCGGGACTGTTTCACCGCAGCACCTGCTTCAggcggcagctgctgccgccgTTTCCCTCACGGGCCGCGCTGAGGGCAGGCGCTGAGGGGAGCGGAGGCCGCCGTGAACCGGGGAGaccggcggggggccgggccgggccgcggcctgcAGGCGAgaagcgccggggccgccccgcgagcggaccccgtccccgtccccgtcccccccgggcCCTAcccgcggcggcgccgaggcggGTGGTGAGCCAGGTGCGGCGCGGGCACTCCTGGCCCTCGGGCCCGTCCCAGTAGCTCTCCATGGCGCGGCAGGGCGCCCGGCGGGCGCGGTCTCGCGAGAGCGCGGCCccagcggcggcgcggccccgcccccggcgccatGTCGGCGCCGCCGTCCCTGCAGATCCGCGAGGCCAACGCGCACCTGGCGGCGCTGCACGCGCGCGTGGCGGAGCTGGAGCGGCGCCTGGGCGCCGCCGAGGCCACGGTGCGCGGCCAGGCCGAGAGCCTCAGCCGCAAGGACGGCGAGCTGCGCGCCGCGCTGGCGGCGCTGGAGGCCGCCAAGGACCGGtacggcgggcgccggggcgggagcggggcggcgcgtcCTCTGtccggccgcgcggccccgctcccgtcCGAGCGTGTTGTTCTCCCGTTTCCTCCCAAGAGAAATCGCCGCCCTGCGGGAGAGGCTGCTCGCGTCCGAGGAGACCGTTCAGCGGCTGCTGGCCGCCGCCCGGGAGAAGGACGCGCTCGTCGCGCGGCTGCGGCAGGGGAGCGAGCTGCTGGCCAGGATCTGCCGGAGCCGCCCGGCCCTGGACGCGCTGCTGGCCTGCATGGCCGAGGGCGAGCGGCTGggcgccgccgagccggggcctccgcgcggcgaggcggccgcggcggggcgcggcggggggggggcgccctTCGGCACCGCCGTCTGAGGCGGCTTCGCCTCGGAGCAGGAAGCGGcggagggaaaagggggggaaaaccCCTTTCGTGTCAGAAATCCTCCCTCGGGGCTGTGCTTCGGCCCTCGGGCACGGAGGAGAGGTGCGAAACAGAACCCGCGCCGTGCGGCCGGCAGAGCTCTGAAGGACGCTCACCTGGGAAATCTTAAAATATAGAGAGCCCGTAATTATTTTTCTACTAATCCTCGGCGCTCAGAGCGTATTTAAAACGCGCAATTCCTCCGCGCTCTCCTTGTCGTTCGCGGTGGTTCTGGT is a window encoding:
- the VMAC gene encoding vimentin-type intermediate filament-associated coiled-coil protein; translation: MSAPPSLQIREANAHLAALHARVAELERRLGAAEATVRGQAESLSRKDGELRAALAALEAAKDREIAALRERLLASEETVQRLLAAAREKDALVARLRQGSELLARICRSRPALDALLACMAEGERLGAAEPGPPRGEAAAAGRGGGGAPFGTAV